The Quercus robur chromosome 7, dhQueRobu3.1, whole genome shotgun sequence genome has a segment encoding these proteins:
- the LOC126692407 gene encoding AMP deaminase: MDAYALHLAMAALVGASVVAVSAYYMHRKTLTQLLDFAKTVEKDRDDNSDLDSPQATQHLKKRRSHARRKGNSYGHYRRASASLPDVTAISSGGGGAGIDGDDRRTNGPIHMDGIPAGLPRLHTLPEGKSAGHVSSTKRTGSFIRPTSPKSPVASASAFESVDGSEDEDNLTDNAKLDTTYLHTNGNAGPECKNLYENLPDHVKASGEQKPIVASSMIRSHSISGDLHGVQPDPIAADILRKEPEQEIFARLKITPSEVPSPDEVEAYVVLQECLEMRKKYVFSELVAPWVKEVISDPSTPKPNPEPFSYSPEGNSGHYFDMQDGVIHVYANKDSKEELFPVADATTFFTDLHHILRVIAAGNIRTLCHHRLNLLEQKFNLHLMLNADREFLAQKSAPHRDFYNVRKVDTHVHHSACMNQKHLLRFIKSKLRKEPDEVVIFRDGTYLTLKEVFESLDLTGYDLNVDLLDVHADKSTFHRFDKFNLKYNPCGQSRLREIFLKQDNLIQGRFLGELTKQVFSDLDASKYQMAEYRISIYGRKQSEWDQMASWIVNNELYSENVVWLIQLPRLYNVYKEMGIVTSFQNILDNIFIPLFEVTVDPDSHPQLHVFLKQVVGLDLVDDESKPERRPTKHMPTPAQWTNVFNPAFSYYVYYCYANLYTLNKLRESKGMTTIKFRPHSGEAGDIDHLAATFLTAHNIAHGINLRKSPVLQYLYYLAQIGLAMSPLSNNSLFLDYHRNPFPTFFLRGLNVSLSTDDPLQIHLTKEPLVEEYSIAASVWKLSSCDLCEIARNSVYQSGFSHALKSHWIGKEYYKRGPSGNDIHRTNVPHIRLEFRDTIWRDEMRQVYLGKPIIPEEVDK; the protein is encoded by the exons ATGGACGCGTACGCGCTGCATTTGGCGATGGCGGCGCTGGTGGGAGCATCGGTGGTGGCGGTTTCGGCCTATTACATGCACAGGAAAACCCTAACTCAGTTGCTTGACTTCGCGAAAACGGTGGAGAAAGACAGGGACGATAACTCGGACCTCGACTCGCCGCAGGCGACTCAGCATTTGAAGAAGCGCCGGAGCCACGCGCGACGCAAGGGAAATAGTTACGGTCACTATCGCCGCGCCTCGGCTTCTCTTCCCGACGTCACGGCGATCTCCAGCGGAGGAGGCGGGGCTGGAATCGACGGCGATGATAGGCGGACCAACGGTCCTATCCACATGGACGGGATTCCCGCAGGGTTGCCGAGGCTCCACACGCTGCCAGAAG GGAAATCTGCTGGGCATGTAAGTTCAACCAAGAGAACCGGTTCTTTTATCAGACCAACTTCTCCCAAGTCTCCTGTTGCAAGTGCTAGTGCCTTCGAGAGTGTAGATGGATCAGAGGATGAAGATAACCTGACTGACAATGCTAAACTAGATACTACATATCTGCACACTAATGGAAATGCT GGGCCAGAGTGTAAAAATCTATATGAGAATTTACCAGACCACGTTAAGGCCAGTGGAGAACAGAAGCCTATAGTTGCTTCTAGTATGATTCGTTCCCATAGTATATCTGGTGACTTGCACGGTGTTCAGCCCGACCCAATTGCAGCTGATATTCTGAGAAAGGAGCCAGAACAAGAAATTTTTGCTCGGCTTAAAATAACACCTAGTG AGGTGCCATCACCTGATGAAGTGGAGGCCTACGTGGTTCTTCAAGAATGCCTTGAAATGcgaaaaaaatatgtattcagTGAATTAGTGGCTCCATGGGTAAAAGAAGTTATATCTGATCCCAGTACTCCAAAGCCTAATCCTGAGCCGTTTTCTTATAGTCCTGAGGGAAATTCTGGT CATTATTTTGACATGCAAGACGGGGTCATTCATGTCTATGCAAATAAGGATT CTAAAGAAGAGCTTTTCCCTGTTGCTGATGCAACAACCTTTTTCACTGATCTGCATCACATACTTCGAGTTATTGCAGCTGGGAATATTAGAACTCTATGTCATCATCGGCTTAATCTTCTGGAACAA AAATTCAATCTTCATTTGATGCTTAATGCGGATAGAGAATTTCTTGCTCAGAAAAGTGCTCCACATCGTGACTTCTATAATGTCAGGAAAGTTGATACGCATGTTCATCACTCAGCATGCATGAACCAGAAGCATCTTTTAAGGTTTATAAAGTCAAAGCTGAGGAAAGAGCCTGATGAG GTTGTAATTTTTCGAGATGGGACATATCTGACCTTGAAAGAAGTATTTGAGAGCTTGGATCTAACTGG GTATGATCTGAATGTTGACCTTTTGGATGTTCATGCAGACAAGAGTACTTTTCATCGCTTTGATAAGTTCAATCTTAAGTACAACCCCTGTGGTCAAAGTAGGCTCCGGGAGATTTTCCTTAAGCAAGATAATCTTATCCAAG GTCGTTTCCTTGGCGAGCTGACAAAGCAAGTGTTTTCTGATCTCGATGCGAGTAAATATCAG ATGGCTGAATACAGAATCTCAATATATGGTAGGAAGCAAAGTGAGTGGGACCAAATGGCTAGTTGGATAGTGAATAATGAACTGTACAGTGAGAATGTTGTTTGGTTGATCCAG CTTCCACGTCTGTACAATGTGTACAAGGAAATGGGAATTGTGACATCATTTCAGAACATTCTTGACAATATCTTTATTCCATTATTTGAGGTTACTGTGGATCCAGATTCACATCCTCAGTTGCATGTTTTCTTGAAACAG GTTGTGGGATTGGATTTGGTGGATGATGAAAGTAAGCCTGAAAGACGTCCCACAAAACACATGCCCACACCTGCTCAATGGACTAATGTATTCAATCCAGCATTTTCATACTATGTGTATTACTGTTATGCTAACCTATACACACTAAACAAG CTTCGTGAATCTAAAGGCATGACGACAATAAAATTCCGTCCGCACTCTGGGGAG GCTGGTGACATCGACCACCTTGCTGCAACCTTTCTTACAGCTCATAATATTGCACATGGAATCAATTTGAGAAAATCGCCTGTACTACAATATCTGTATTATCTAGCACAG ATTGGTCTGGCTATGTCTCCATTGAGCAACAACTCGTTATTTTTGGACTACCATCGGAATCCCTTTCCTACTTTTTTCTTACGGGGTCTCAATGTTTCACTTTCAACTGATGATCCACTGCAAATTCACTTAACAAAAGAACCTCTGGTGGAAGAATATAGCATAGCTGCTTCA GTGTGGAAGCTCAGttcatgtgatttatgtgaGATCGCCCGTAATTCAGTCTACCAATCAGGTTTCTCACATGCCCTCAAG
- the LOC126692408 gene encoding chlorophyll synthase, chloroplastic isoform X1, whose amino-acid sequence MASVLNTVPSLRLSNINNTNRVRTRQVFTPSPVSFTRRRLTIRATETDANEAVKPEAPGKSPAAAGSSFNQLLGIKGAAEETNIWKIRLQLTKPVTWPPLVWGVVCGAAASGNFHWNVEDVAKSIVCMMMSGPFLTGYTQTLNDWYDREIDAINEPYRPIPSGAISENEVITQIWLLLLGGLGLAGLLDVWAGHDFPIIFYLALGGSLLSYIYSAPPLKLKQNGWIGNFALGASYISLPWWAGQALFGTLTPDIIVLTTLYSIAGLGIAIVNDFKSIEGDRELGLQSLPVAFGEETAKWICVGAIDITQISVAGYLLGAGKPYYALALLALIIPQVIFQFQYFLKDPVKYDVKYQASAQPFLVLGLLVTALATSH is encoded by the exons ATGGCTTCCGTACTCAACACAGTTCCGTCCTTAAGATTATCgaacatcaacaacaccaacCGAGTTCGAACTCGGCAAGTTTTCACACCGAGTCCTGTGTCATTCACCA gGCGGAGACTTACGATTAGAGCAACTGAGACCGATGCAAATGAAG CAGTTAAACCTGAAGCACCGGGTAAGTCACCGGCAGCTGCCGGTTCAAGCTTCAACCAGCTTCTAGGCATTAAAGGAGCTGCAGAAGAAact AATATATGGAAGATCCGACTTCAACTTACAAAGCCAGTTACTTGGCCTCCATTGGTATGGGGAGTGGTTTGTGGAGCTGCTGCATCTG GAAATTTTCACTGGAATGTTGAGGATGTTGCCAAATCAATTGTTTGCATGATGATGTCTGGTCCATTTCTCACTGGCTACACACAG ACACTTAATGATTGGTATGACCGAgaaattgatgctataaatgaACCTTATCGACCAATTCCTTCAGGGGCTATATCTGAGAATGAG GTCATTACACAAATTTGGTTGTTGCTTTTAGGTGGCCTCGGCTTGGCTGGTCTATTAGACGTGTGG GCTGGGCATGATTTTCCTATAATATTTTACCTTGCGCTTGGTGGATCCTTACTATCATACATATACTCTGCTCCACCCTTGAAG CTGAAACAAAATGGATGGATTGGCAATTTTGCCCTGGGAGCAAGTTATATCAGTTTGCCATG GTGGGCTGGTCAAGCTTTATTTGGGACCCTTACACCAGATATAATTGTTCTGACTACCTTGTATAGCATAGCTGGG TTGGGTATTGCCATTGTCAATGACTTTAAAAGTATTGAAGGAGATAGAGAATTGGGACTTCAG TCACTTCCAGTTGCTTTTGGTGAAGAAACTGCAAAATGGATTTGCGTTGGTGCTATTGACATAACTCAGATATCTGTGGCTG GTTATCTGCTAGGGGCTGGTAAACCATACTATGCTTTAGCATTACTTGCTTTGATAATACCACAAGTCATTTTTCAG TTTCAGTATTTCCTCAAAGACCCTGTTAAGTATGACGTGAAGTACCAG GCAAGTGCCCAGCCATTTCTTGTGCTTGGTCTTTTGGTGACTGCTTTAGCAACCAGccattga
- the LOC126692408 gene encoding chlorophyll synthase, chloroplastic isoform X2, which yields MASVLNTVPSLRLSNINNTNRVRTRQVFTPSPVSFTRRRLTIRATETDANEVKPEAPGKSPAAAGSSFNQLLGIKGAAEETNIWKIRLQLTKPVTWPPLVWGVVCGAAASGNFHWNVEDVAKSIVCMMMSGPFLTGYTQTLNDWYDREIDAINEPYRPIPSGAISENEVITQIWLLLLGGLGLAGLLDVWAGHDFPIIFYLALGGSLLSYIYSAPPLKLKQNGWIGNFALGASYISLPWWAGQALFGTLTPDIIVLTTLYSIAGLGIAIVNDFKSIEGDRELGLQSLPVAFGEETAKWICVGAIDITQISVAGYLLGAGKPYYALALLALIIPQVIFQFQYFLKDPVKYDVKYQASAQPFLVLGLLVTALATSH from the exons ATGGCTTCCGTACTCAACACAGTTCCGTCCTTAAGATTATCgaacatcaacaacaccaacCGAGTTCGAACTCGGCAAGTTTTCACACCGAGTCCTGTGTCATTCACCA gGCGGAGACTTACGATTAGAGCAACTGAGACCGATGCAAATGAAG TTAAACCTGAAGCACCGGGTAAGTCACCGGCAGCTGCCGGTTCAAGCTTCAACCAGCTTCTAGGCATTAAAGGAGCTGCAGAAGAAact AATATATGGAAGATCCGACTTCAACTTACAAAGCCAGTTACTTGGCCTCCATTGGTATGGGGAGTGGTTTGTGGAGCTGCTGCATCTG GAAATTTTCACTGGAATGTTGAGGATGTTGCCAAATCAATTGTTTGCATGATGATGTCTGGTCCATTTCTCACTGGCTACACACAG ACACTTAATGATTGGTATGACCGAgaaattgatgctataaatgaACCTTATCGACCAATTCCTTCAGGGGCTATATCTGAGAATGAG GTCATTACACAAATTTGGTTGTTGCTTTTAGGTGGCCTCGGCTTGGCTGGTCTATTAGACGTGTGG GCTGGGCATGATTTTCCTATAATATTTTACCTTGCGCTTGGTGGATCCTTACTATCATACATATACTCTGCTCCACCCTTGAAG CTGAAACAAAATGGATGGATTGGCAATTTTGCCCTGGGAGCAAGTTATATCAGTTTGCCATG GTGGGCTGGTCAAGCTTTATTTGGGACCCTTACACCAGATATAATTGTTCTGACTACCTTGTATAGCATAGCTGGG TTGGGTATTGCCATTGTCAATGACTTTAAAAGTATTGAAGGAGATAGAGAATTGGGACTTCAG TCACTTCCAGTTGCTTTTGGTGAAGAAACTGCAAAATGGATTTGCGTTGGTGCTATTGACATAACTCAGATATCTGTGGCTG GTTATCTGCTAGGGGCTGGTAAACCATACTATGCTTTAGCATTACTTGCTTTGATAATACCACAAGTCATTTTTCAG TTTCAGTATTTCCTCAAAGACCCTGTTAAGTATGACGTGAAGTACCAG GCAAGTGCCCAGCCATTTCTTGTGCTTGGTCTTTTGGTGACTGCTTTAGCAACCAGccattga